One Setaria viridis chromosome 5, Setaria_viridis_v4.0, whole genome shotgun sequence genomic region harbors:
- the LOC117859045 gene encoding NF-X1-type zinc finger protein NFXL2 isoform X1 has protein sequence MPSSYAAAAAGSSSRKTNRVPTAAAAGSSSRKPNLTSTAAAATARPRPPAPSPSPAPAPPAANPTAVSDSDPSSYSSSSGDEADLTASDSATASVVSAYLSVAGEGADLSKVGIFLSSAARRRSPPCLICFDPIRPSDPVWSCSSSCFAILHLPCIQSWAHQSASGAAVPCPTWGCPKCRFAYPKSQTPTSYLCFCSKTADPAPDPWILPHSCGDVCGRRLNANLDSGCEHTCLLLCHPGPCPPCPAVVPNAPCFCGAHWEPRRCAHQRYSCAGKCNKRLSCGLHRCPVNCHDGPCPPCAVRGKHKCECGETMEEKLCSERVFQCKRECGGMLDCRKHKCERGCHGGKCGECPLRGRRTCPCGKKDYPKLECDAEAATCGSTCEKVLGCGRHRCPERCHRGPCDETCRLVITKSCRCGGLKKEVPCYQELTCERKCQRLRNCGRHACKRRCCAGDCPPCSETCDRKLRCGNHKCLSPCHRGACSPCPLMKTISCACGKTCFEVPCGTEKNQKPQKCSKKCNIPRLCRHKLECRVIFCLLLRPHKCHYGACPPCKLTCGEELSCGHICKERCHGPISPPNPEFTLKPTKKKMEKHIECTPGTLCPPCKEVVVVPCFGQHLGQERAMPCSKWRPFPCQNLCGNPLLCGNHYCTKSCHVLEVPLNQPEGDPLPSVSKESTLAEPCEQCNLPCQRVREPSCSHRCPLRCHPSDCPPCKVLVKKPCHCGAMVHAFECVYFNNLKAKEQVKVRSCGGPCHRKLPNCSHLCSEVCHPGTCPSVDQCMKKVNVRCACNTLKQEWICQDVLKEYRNSGRDPKEVPKSQFGAGLLACGEDCKKKVKVQDSELHLRKTQENKIPAMEVANVPKRRKRRDRGQEVEVSKFQEVKTYVLRVLLIIFLSMIIAAGLYLLWKGIFRLSDWMNEMEEQRTSRRHPRGAML, from the exons atgcCGTCCTCCtacgctgccgccgcggccggatcCTCTTCCCGCAAGACAAACCgcgtccccaccgccgccgcggccggatcATCTTCCCGCAAACCGAACctcacctccaccgccgccgcagccactgCTCGCCCACGCCCACCAgcaccctcgccgtcgccggcacccgcgccaccggcggcgaacCCTACCGCGGTATCTGACTCCGATCCCTCCTCCTACTCGTCCTCCTCGGGGGATGAGGCTGATCTCACGGCCTCCGACTCGGCGACCGCCTCCGTCGTCTCCGCCTACCTCTcggtcgccggcgagggggcCGACCTCTCGAAGGTCGGCATTttcctctcctccgccgcgcgccgccgatcGCCGCCGTGCCTGATCTGCTTCGACCCCATCCGCCCCTCCGATCCAGTCTGGtcatgctcctcctcctgctttgCCATCCTCCACCTCCCCTGCATCCAGTCATGGGCCCACCAGTCAGCCTCCGGCGCTGCCGTGCCGTGCCCAACCTGGGGCTGCCCCAAGTGCCGCTTCGCCTACCCCAAGTCCCAGACCCCCACCTCCTACCTCTGCTTCTGCTCCAAGACTGCAGACCCGGCTCCGGACCCCTGGATCCTCCCCCACTCCTGCGGCGATGTTTGCGGTCGCCGCCTCAATGCAAATCTCGACTCCGGCTGTGAACACACCTGCCTACTGCTGTGCCACCCAGGGCCGTGTCCACCATGCCCGGCTGTTGTGCCAAATGCGCCGTGCTTTTGTGGGGCACACTGGGAGCCTCGACGCTGCGCACATCAGCGTTACTCTTGTGCAGGGAAATGTAACAAACGTCTTAGCTGTGGACTCCACCGGTGTCCGGTGAATTGCCATGATGGGCCCTGCCCGCCGTGTGCAGTGCGGGGGAAACACAAATGTGAGTGTGGAGAGACAATGGAGGAGAAATTGTGCTCTGAAAGGGTTTTCCAGTGCAAGAGGGAGTGTGGTGGGATGTTAGATTGCAGGAAGCATAAGTGTGAGAGGGGGTGCCATGGGGGTAAGTGTGGGGAATGCCCACTCCGAGGTCGGCGCACTTGCCCGTGTGGGAAGAAAGATTATCCGAAGTTGGAGTGTGATGCAGAGGCTGCCACATGTGGGTCTACTTGCGAGAAGGTGCTTGGTTGCGGACGACACAGGTGCCCTGAGCGCTGCCATCGTGGTCCTTGTGATGAGACTTGTCGGCTTGTGATCACAAAGTCCTGCCGTTGTGGGGGTCTGAAGAAGGAG GTGCCATGCTACCAAGAATTGACATGTGAAAGGAAATGCCAACGTTTGCGAAACTGTGGCCGCCATGCTTGTAAACGACGTTGCTGTGCTGGCGATTGCCCACCCTGCTCTGAg ACTTGTGATAGGAAGCTCAGATGTGGGAACCATAAATGCCTTTCACCATGCCACAG AGGTGCTTGTTCACCTTGTCCTCTGATGAAGACCATTTCATGCGCCTGTGGGAAAACATGCTTTGAG GTTCCTTGTGGGACTGAAAAGAATCAGAAACCACAGAAATGCTCAAAGAAATGCAACATACCTCGCCTTTGCAGGCACAAGCTTGAATGTCGGGTAATCTTCTGTCTTCTTCTACGG CCCCACAAATGCCACTATGGAGCCTGCCCACCTTGCAAGCTGACCTGTGGAGAAGAACTTTCCTGTGGCCACATATGTAAAGAAAG GTGTCATGGCCCTATTTCTCCTCCAAACCCCGAGTTCACACTAAAAccaacaaaaaagaaaatggaaaagcaCATAGAATGTACACCTGGAACACTGTGCCCACCATGCAAAGAGGTGGTTGTAGTGCCATGCTTTGGGCAACATCTTGGCCAAGAACGCGCT ATGCCTTGTTCCAAATGGAGGCCGTTTCCCTGTCAAAATTTATGTGGGAATCCTCTTCTTTGTGGCAACCATTATTGTACAAAATCTTGCCATGTGTTAGAGGTCCCATTGAATCAACCTGAAGGAGATCCTCTACCATCTGTCAGTAAAGAGAGCACACTTGCTGAGCCTTGTGAACAATGCAACCTTCCTTGTCAAAGG GTTAGGGAGCCTTCTTGTTCACATCGTTGCCCTTTGCGATGCCATCCGAGCGATTGTCCACCTTGCAAAGTCCTTGTTAAAAAACCATGCCATTGTGGTGCTATGGTACATGCTTTCGAGTGTGTGTATTTTAACAACTTAAAAGCTAAAGAACAGGTTAAAGTGAGGTCGTGTGGCGGCCCATGTCATAG GAAACTACCAAATTGTTCCCATCTGTGCTCAGAAGTATGCCACCCTGGTACATGCCCATCGGTTGATCAGTGCATGAAAAAG GTCAATGTCCGTTGTGCATGCAACACGCTGAAGCAAGAGTGGATATGCCAAGATGTCCTTAAGGAATACCGCAATTCTGGTCGTGATCCAAAAGAAGTGCCCAAAAGTCAGTTTGGAGCTGGCTTACTTGCCTGTGGTGAAGACTGCAAGAAGAAGGTGAAGGTGCAAGATTCCGAGTTGCATCTCCGGAAAACCCAGGAGAACAAG ATTCCCGCTATGGAAGTTGCAAATGTGCCCAAACGCAGGAAGCGGCGTGATCGTGGACAAGAGGTTGAAGTATCAAAATTCCAG GAAGTCAAGACCTACGTGCTGAGAGTGCTGCTGATTATTTTTCTATCGATGATTATCGCTGCTGGATTGTACCTATTGTGGAAGGGTATATTCCGGCTTTCTGACTGGATGAATGAAATGGAAGAGCAGAGGACCAGTCGAAGGCATCCGAGGGGTGCAATGTTGTAG
- the LOC117857315 gene encoding uncharacterized protein: MARSNHSHIQLPEMDHIQPKNVPHNESLPLGQKLLVHRRSDAPLRIDPSSHGNMTVRSNDLPSSSHAVQPVGYRVGNQGTAHASFVHCPAGSSSSHLAEPAVSYPHRSEEGFPPVSSHMDNRRTAMKRKNPIINPVGFSANGYYVGSSSNTQLSNSVQPNPAPPAEPFLPQMPLSIGQSGWNGQHLIHQEGFQRNVRARHNHNVSLEPRPAPTYTANTIHLPSFGSAASASLGTSVERNQAPVSVPARTVPSGAPGLTSRALERTYYPAIGSINLSVGAVPTVPSSGSATFANGGYAPRTVHGGSVPIYPHPAPAASSGSRAMPHGAVIRSYPPATSAATSTSMRIAQPLPARTAASSRHGRHVSVGHASNGRNRRARSSYYALHPLMLEAERFMMLDQLVFYESRAAAADPHRNMRLDIDNMSYEELLALGEFMGNVNTGLADEKIAKCVREVVCCSSDLTQNDQDDQDDGSCVICLEGYKDKDVLGTLKCNHDFHADCIKKWLQTKNSCPVCKAAAA; encoded by the exons TAGAATTGATCCTTCAAGTCATGGGAATATGACAGTTAGATCAAATGACCTTCCATCTTCAAGTCATGCTGTGCAACCTGTAGGTTATAGAGTTGGGAACCAAGGGACCGCACATGCTTCCTTTGTTCATTGTCCTGCTGGAAGCTCCAGCAGCCATTTAGCAGAGCCTGCTGTGAGTTATCCACATAGATCTGAGGAAGGCTTTCCTCCAGTGAGTTCCCATATGGACAACAGAAGGACTGCAATGAAACGAAAAAATCCCATCATAAACCCTGTAGGGTTCAGTGCTAATGGTTATTATGTTGGAAGCTCTTCCAATACTCAGTTATCTAACTCAGTGCAGCCAAATCCTGCTCCACCTGCTGAGCCCTTTCTTCCTCAAATGCCTTTAAGCATTGGGCAAAGTGGTTGGAATGGCCAACACTTAATCCATCAAGAAGGATTTCAGAGGAATGTGAGAGCACGGCACAATCATAATGTTTCACTGGAACCCAGACCAGCTCCAACTTACACAGCAAACACCATTCATCTGCCATCATTTGGTTCAGCTGCAAGTGCTTCCCTAGGTACATCAGTGGAAAGGAACCAAGCACCTGTTTCTGTGCCAGCAAGAACTGTACCATCAG GTGCACCAGGACTCACTAGCAGAGCTCTGGAGAGGACTTACTATCCTGCTATTGGAAGCATCAACTTAAGTGTTGGTGCTGTTCCAACTGTCCCATCATCTGGCAGTGcaacatttgctaatggtggctATGCTCCTAGAACTGTTCATGGTGGCTCTGTTCCCATCTACCCTCATCCAGCTCCCGCAGCTTCCTCTGGCTCCAGAGCAATGCCCCATGGGGCGGTCATTCGGAGCTATCCACCTGCTACTTCTGCAGCTACCTCTACATCCATGCGGATCGCTCAACCATTACCTGCCAGAACTGCTGCATCTTCTAGGCATGGAAGGCATGTCTCTGTAGGGCATGCTAGCAATGGAAGGAATAGAAGGGCTAGGAGCTCTTACTATGCTCTTCATCCTTTGATGCTCGAGGCTGAG CGGTTTATGATGCTGGACCAGTTGGTCTTTTACGAatcaagagcagcagcagctgaccCCCACAGGAACATGAGACTGGACATTGACAACATGAGTTATGAG GAGCTCTTGGCTTTGGGAGAATTTATGGGTAATGTCAACACAGGGTTGGCTGATGAAAAAATTGCTAAGTGTGTGAGAGAAGTGGTCTGTTGCAGTTCTGACCTAACACAAAACGatcaagatgaccaagatgatgGGAGCTGTGTCATTTGCCTG GAGGGTTACAAAGACAAGGATGTGCTGGGAACACTGAAATGCAACCACGACTTCCATGCCGACTGCATCAAGAAGTGGCTGCAGACGAAGAATTCATGCCCGGTGTGCAAAGCAGCCGCGGCTTAG
- the LOC117859045 gene encoding NF-X1-type zinc finger protein NFXL2 isoform X2 — translation MPSSYAAAAAGSSSRKTNRVPTAAAAGSSSRKPNLTSTAAAATARPRPPAPSPSPAPAPPAANPTAVSDSDPSSYSSSSGDEADLTASDSATASVVSAYLSVAGEGADLSKVGIFLSSAARRRSPPCLICFDPIRPSDPVWSCSSSCFAILHLPCIQSWAHQSASGAAVPCPTWGCPKCRFAYPKSQTPTSYLCFCSKTADPAPDPWILPHSCGDVCGRRLNANLDSGCEHTCLLLCHPGPCPPCPAVVPNAPCFCGAHWEPRRCAHQRYSCAGKCNKRLSCGLHRCPVNCHDGPCPPCAVRGKHKCECGETMEEKLCSERVFQCKRECGGMLDCRKHKCERGCHGGKCGECPLRGRRTCPCGKKDYPKLECDAEAATCGSTCEKVLGCGRHRCPERCHRGPCDETCRLVITKSCRCGGLKKEVPCYQELTCERKCQRLRNCGRHACKRRCCAGDCPPCSETCDRKLRCGNHKCLSPCHRGACSPCPLMKTISCACGKTCFEVPCGTEKNQKPQKCSKKCNIPRLCRHKLECRPHKCHYGACPPCKLTCGEELSCGHICKERCHGPISPPNPEFTLKPTKKKMEKHIECTPGTLCPPCKEVVVVPCFGQHLGQERAMPCSKWRPFPCQNLCGNPLLCGNHYCTKSCHVLEVPLNQPEGDPLPSVSKESTLAEPCEQCNLPCQRVREPSCSHRCPLRCHPSDCPPCKVLVKKPCHCGAMVHAFECVYFNNLKAKEQVKVRSCGGPCHRKLPNCSHLCSEVCHPGTCPSVDQCMKKVNVRCACNTLKQEWICQDVLKEYRNSGRDPKEVPKSQFGAGLLACGEDCKKKVKVQDSELHLRKTQENKIPAMEVANVPKRRKRRDRGQEVEVSKFQEVKTYVLRVLLIIFLSMIIAAGLYLLWKGIFRLSDWMNEMEEQRTSRRHPRGAML, via the exons atgcCGTCCTCCtacgctgccgccgcggccggatcCTCTTCCCGCAAGACAAACCgcgtccccaccgccgccgcggccggatcATCTTCCCGCAAACCGAACctcacctccaccgccgccgcagccactgCTCGCCCACGCCCACCAgcaccctcgccgtcgccggcacccgcgccaccggcggcgaacCCTACCGCGGTATCTGACTCCGATCCCTCCTCCTACTCGTCCTCCTCGGGGGATGAGGCTGATCTCACGGCCTCCGACTCGGCGACCGCCTCCGTCGTCTCCGCCTACCTCTcggtcgccggcgagggggcCGACCTCTCGAAGGTCGGCATTttcctctcctccgccgcgcgccgccgatcGCCGCCGTGCCTGATCTGCTTCGACCCCATCCGCCCCTCCGATCCAGTCTGGtcatgctcctcctcctgctttgCCATCCTCCACCTCCCCTGCATCCAGTCATGGGCCCACCAGTCAGCCTCCGGCGCTGCCGTGCCGTGCCCAACCTGGGGCTGCCCCAAGTGCCGCTTCGCCTACCCCAAGTCCCAGACCCCCACCTCCTACCTCTGCTTCTGCTCCAAGACTGCAGACCCGGCTCCGGACCCCTGGATCCTCCCCCACTCCTGCGGCGATGTTTGCGGTCGCCGCCTCAATGCAAATCTCGACTCCGGCTGTGAACACACCTGCCTACTGCTGTGCCACCCAGGGCCGTGTCCACCATGCCCGGCTGTTGTGCCAAATGCGCCGTGCTTTTGTGGGGCACACTGGGAGCCTCGACGCTGCGCACATCAGCGTTACTCTTGTGCAGGGAAATGTAACAAACGTCTTAGCTGTGGACTCCACCGGTGTCCGGTGAATTGCCATGATGGGCCCTGCCCGCCGTGTGCAGTGCGGGGGAAACACAAATGTGAGTGTGGAGAGACAATGGAGGAGAAATTGTGCTCTGAAAGGGTTTTCCAGTGCAAGAGGGAGTGTGGTGGGATGTTAGATTGCAGGAAGCATAAGTGTGAGAGGGGGTGCCATGGGGGTAAGTGTGGGGAATGCCCACTCCGAGGTCGGCGCACTTGCCCGTGTGGGAAGAAAGATTATCCGAAGTTGGAGTGTGATGCAGAGGCTGCCACATGTGGGTCTACTTGCGAGAAGGTGCTTGGTTGCGGACGACACAGGTGCCCTGAGCGCTGCCATCGTGGTCCTTGTGATGAGACTTGTCGGCTTGTGATCACAAAGTCCTGCCGTTGTGGGGGTCTGAAGAAGGAG GTGCCATGCTACCAAGAATTGACATGTGAAAGGAAATGCCAACGTTTGCGAAACTGTGGCCGCCATGCTTGTAAACGACGTTGCTGTGCTGGCGATTGCCCACCCTGCTCTGAg ACTTGTGATAGGAAGCTCAGATGTGGGAACCATAAATGCCTTTCACCATGCCACAG AGGTGCTTGTTCACCTTGTCCTCTGATGAAGACCATTTCATGCGCCTGTGGGAAAACATGCTTTGAG GTTCCTTGTGGGACTGAAAAGAATCAGAAACCACAGAAATGCTCAAAGAAATGCAACATACCTCGCCTTTGCAGGCACAAGCTTGAATGTCGG CCCCACAAATGCCACTATGGAGCCTGCCCACCTTGCAAGCTGACCTGTGGAGAAGAACTTTCCTGTGGCCACATATGTAAAGAAAG GTGTCATGGCCCTATTTCTCCTCCAAACCCCGAGTTCACACTAAAAccaacaaaaaagaaaatggaaaagcaCATAGAATGTACACCTGGAACACTGTGCCCACCATGCAAAGAGGTGGTTGTAGTGCCATGCTTTGGGCAACATCTTGGCCAAGAACGCGCT ATGCCTTGTTCCAAATGGAGGCCGTTTCCCTGTCAAAATTTATGTGGGAATCCTCTTCTTTGTGGCAACCATTATTGTACAAAATCTTGCCATGTGTTAGAGGTCCCATTGAATCAACCTGAAGGAGATCCTCTACCATCTGTCAGTAAAGAGAGCACACTTGCTGAGCCTTGTGAACAATGCAACCTTCCTTGTCAAAGG GTTAGGGAGCCTTCTTGTTCACATCGTTGCCCTTTGCGATGCCATCCGAGCGATTGTCCACCTTGCAAAGTCCTTGTTAAAAAACCATGCCATTGTGGTGCTATGGTACATGCTTTCGAGTGTGTGTATTTTAACAACTTAAAAGCTAAAGAACAGGTTAAAGTGAGGTCGTGTGGCGGCCCATGTCATAG GAAACTACCAAATTGTTCCCATCTGTGCTCAGAAGTATGCCACCCTGGTACATGCCCATCGGTTGATCAGTGCATGAAAAAG GTCAATGTCCGTTGTGCATGCAACACGCTGAAGCAAGAGTGGATATGCCAAGATGTCCTTAAGGAATACCGCAATTCTGGTCGTGATCCAAAAGAAGTGCCCAAAAGTCAGTTTGGAGCTGGCTTACTTGCCTGTGGTGAAGACTGCAAGAAGAAGGTGAAGGTGCAAGATTCCGAGTTGCATCTCCGGAAAACCCAGGAGAACAAG ATTCCCGCTATGGAAGTTGCAAATGTGCCCAAACGCAGGAAGCGGCGTGATCGTGGACAAGAGGTTGAAGTATCAAAATTCCAG GAAGTCAAGACCTACGTGCTGAGAGTGCTGCTGATTATTTTTCTATCGATGATTATCGCTGCTGGATTGTACCTATTGTGGAAGGGTATATTCCGGCTTTCTGACTGGATGAATGAAATGGAAGAGCAGAGGACCAGTCGAAGGCATCCGAGGGGTGCAATGTTGTAG
- the LOC117859046 gene encoding protein DOG1-like 4 has translation MSTTTPPPPAPQAHGGRNGSIPSLSPSTESFSRFFESWIAEQSRDLAALRAAASADPPTREADLRRLADRVLGHYEHYYRTKAAAAAVDLLRMFTPSWTSTTENLFLWCGGWRPTAALHLLYTKSGMQLEHQLPAFLNGGSLKADLGDLSAGQLQDADQLQRRTIKREREIEDAAASAQEALATAKILELAGGGGGVDADAMEREMKTKADGMKRVLEMADALRLETMRGVVALLRPAQAVHFLLAAAEIHLAVHDFGCRKDGHARNAAAPAPQQP, from the exons AtgtccaccaccaccccaccgccaccggcgccaCAAGCTCACGGCGGCCGCAATGGCAGCATCCCGTCGTTGTCGCCTTCCACCGAGTCCTTCTCCAGGTTCTTCGAGTCCTGGATCGCCGAGCAGTCCCGcgacctcgccgcgctccgcgccGCGGCGTCCGCGGACCCGCCCACCCGGGAGGccgacctccgccgcctcgccgaccGGGTGCTGGGCCACTACGAGCACTACTACCGCAccaaggccgcggcggcggcggttgacCTGCTCCGCATGTTCACCCCGTCCTGGACCTCCACCACCGAGAACCTCTTCCTCTGGTGCGGCGGCTGGCGCCCCACCGCCGCGCTCCACCTGCTGTACACCAAGTCGGGTATGCAGCTCGAGCACCAGCTCCCCGCTTTCCTCAACGGCGGCAGCCTCAAGGCCGACCTCGGCGACCTCAGCGCCGGGCAGCTCCAGGACGCCGACCAGCTGCAACGCCGCACCATCAAGAGAGAGCGCGAGAtcgaggacgccgccgcgagCGCACAG GAGGCGCTGGCGACGGCGAAGATTttggagctcgccggcggcggcggcggggtggacgCGGATGCGATGGAGCGGGAGATGAAGACGAAGGCGGACGGGATGAAGCGCGTGCTGGAGATGGCGGACGCGCTGCGGCTGGAGACGATGCGCGGGGTGGTGGCGCTGCTCCGCCCCGCGCAAGCCGTTcacttcctcctcgccgccgccgagatccACCTCGCCGTGCACGACTTCGGCTGCCGCAAGGACGGGCACGCCCgcaacgccgccgcgccggcgccgcagcagccGTAA
- the LOC117857317 gene encoding fasciclin-like arabinogalactan protein 11 yields the protein MQAMRRLVRVLVVLGVAAATASAQQGPTAAPATPTPTTPATPAAPATPTPATPAAPAPVAGTTNITSILAKGGQFNTFIRLLKSTGMASQIDNQLQNNGNGLTVFAPTDNAFTSLPSGTLNSLSDQEKNALVQYHVVSTAIPKSQFDTVSNPLRTQAGSASPGEYPLNITSDGSQQANISTGVVNATVDNDLYSGDNLVVYQVNKVLLPAKLFGPAVAPAPAPLAPAKKKGKTPASVADSPEAAEASPDATASLAAARVTRGGLAAALLALAGVWWGL from the coding sequence ATGCAGGCCATGCGGAGGCTCGTGCGCGTGCTCGTGGTGCTCGGCgtggccgccgccacggcgtcgGCGCAGCAGGGccccacggcggcgccggcgacgcccacGCCCACGACGCCAGCGACCCCAGCGGCACCGGccacgccgacgccggcgaccccagcggcgccggcgccggtggccgggACGACCAACATCACCAGCATTCTTGCCAAGGGCGGGCAGTTCAACACCTTCATCCGGCTGCTCAAGTCCACGGGCATGGCGTCGCAGATCGACAACCAGCTCCAGAACAACGGCAACGGGCTGACGGTGTTCGCGCCCACGGACAACGCCTtcacctccctcccctccggcacGCTCAACTCCCTCTCCGACCAGGAGAAGAACGCGCTGGTCCAGTACCACGTCGTCTCCACCGCCATCCCCAAGTCCCAGTTCGACACCGTCAGCAACCCGCTCCGGACGCAGGCCGGCAGCGCCTCGCCGGGGGAGTACCCGCTCAACATCACCTCCGATGGCAGCCAGCAGGCGAACATCTCCACGGGGGTCGTCAACGCCACGGTCGACAACGACCTCTACTCCGGCGACAACCTCGTCGTCTACCAGGTCAACAAGGTGCTGCTGCCGGCGAAGCTCTTCGGCCCGGCCgtggcccccgcgcccgcgccgctcgcgccggccaagaagaagggcaagacgCCGGCATCCGTTGCGGACTCGCCCGAGGCGGCCGAGGCGTCACCGGACGCGACCGCGTCGCTCGCCGCGGCGAGGGTGACGAGGGGTGGCCTCGCGGCGGCTCTTCTTGCGCTGGCCGGCGTGTGGTGGGGGCTGTAG